One segment of Rubripirellula amarantea DNA contains the following:
- the groL gene encoding chaperonin GroEL (60 kDa chaperone family; promotes refolding of misfolded polypeptides especially under stressful conditions; forms two stacked rings of heptamers to form a barrel-shaped 14mer; ends can be capped by GroES; misfolded proteins enter the barrel where they are refolded when GroES binds) has translation MAKQLLFDDHARARMLAGVEKLANAVAVTMGPTGRNVIIDKSFGGPTVTKDGVTVAKEIELEDRFENMGAKLVIEVAQKTSDLAGDGTTTATVLARAIFKEGLRNIVAGSNPAAIRRGIEKAVEAATAKLVEMGKPVKGEEEVAAVGAISANNDQKIGKLLAEALFKVGRDGVTTVEEGKGRETEVSYVDGMQFDKGYISPYFITDAGTMEANLENALVLLYDSKVSNIRDLVPLLEKTAQTSQPLLIIAEDVDAEALTLLVVNKLRGTLNVCAVKAPGFGDRRKAMMGDIATLTGGTLISQDLGIQLENVTLEQLGRAKKVTVDKGSTTIVEGGGKRADVDKRVAQIRSQIEQSDSEYDKEKFQERLAKLAGGVAVISVGAETEAEMKQTKARIEDALHATRAALEEGILPGGGVALVRCREALEDAMKKAKGDEKIGVSIVLSALDAPMRQIADNGGIDGSVVVDEVSQKADNIGYNAHTGEYTDMMKAGVIDPVKVVRTALANAASIAGLLLTTEALVTNFEQADKDGRRAEGVVN, from the coding sequence GTGGCAAAGCAACTCCTTTTTGACGATCACGCACGTGCTCGCATGTTGGCGGGCGTTGAAAAACTCGCCAATGCTGTCGCCGTCACGATGGGCCCCACCGGCCGCAACGTGATCATCGACAAATCGTTCGGTGGCCCAACCGTCACCAAAGACGGTGTGACCGTCGCGAAAGAAATTGAACTCGAAGACCGTTTCGAAAACATGGGCGCCAAGCTCGTGATCGAAGTGGCGCAAAAGACAAGCGATCTTGCCGGTGACGGAACCACAACCGCAACCGTCCTCGCCCGAGCGATCTTCAAAGAAGGTCTTCGCAACATCGTCGCTGGTTCGAACCCGGCTGCGATTCGTCGCGGAATCGAAAAAGCAGTCGAAGCTGCAACGGCGAAGTTGGTCGAAATGGGCAAGCCTGTCAAAGGCGAAGAAGAAGTCGCTGCCGTGGGTGCGATCTCGGCTAACAACGATCAAAAGATCGGCAAGTTGCTCGCTGAAGCTCTCTTCAAAGTCGGCCGCGATGGCGTGACGACCGTCGAAGAAGGCAAGGGTCGCGAAACCGAGGTCAGCTACGTTGACGGCATGCAGTTTGACAAGGGTTACATCTCGCCCTATTTCATCACTGATGCTGGCACGATGGAAGCGAATCTCGAAAACGCTTTGGTCCTGCTTTACGACAGCAAGGTCAGCAACATTCGCGACTTGGTTCCGTTGCTCGAGAAGACTGCTCAAACCAGCCAACCTTTGTTGATCATCGCCGAAGACGTCGACGCGGAAGCATTGACACTTTTGGTAGTCAACAAGCTTCGCGGCACGCTTAACGTCTGTGCTGTGAAGGCTCCTGGTTTCGGCGACCGCCGCAAGGCCATGATGGGTGACATCGCAACTCTCACCGGTGGAACGCTGATCAGCCAAGACTTGGGTATCCAACTTGAAAACGTGACGCTTGAGCAACTTGGCCGCGCCAAGAAGGTCACTGTCGATAAGGGCAGCACTACAATCGTCGAAGGCGGTGGCAAGCGTGCCGACGTCGATAAGCGAGTCGCTCAAATTCGTTCGCAAATTGAGCAATCCGACAGCGAGTACGACAAAGAGAAGTTCCAAGAACGCTTGGCTAAACTTGCCGGTGGTGTTGCCGTGATCAGCGTCGGTGCCGAAACCGAAGCCGAGATGAAGCAAACCAAGGCTCGCATCGAAGACGCTCTGCATGCGACGCGTGCTGCACTCGAAGAAGGCATCCTGCCCGGTGGCGGTGTGGCTTTGGTTCGTTGCCGCGAAGCTCTTGAAGACGCGATGAAGAAAGCCAAGGGCGACGAAAAGATCGGCGTTAGCATTGTGCTTAGTGCTCTGGATGCTCCGATGCGTCAGATCGCTGACAATGGTGGCATCGACGGTAGCGTCGTGGTCGACGAAGTGTCGCAAAAGGCCGACAACATCGGCTACAACGCACACACCGGCGAATACACCGACATGATGAAGGCAGGCGTGATTGACCCGGTTAAGGTTGTTCGCACCGCGCTTGCAAACGCAGCGTCGATTGCTGGACTTCTGTTGACGACCGAAGCTCTTGTCACCAACTTCGAGCAGGCAGATAAGGATGGTCGCCGTGCTGAAGGAGTGGTGAATTAG
- a CDS encoding co-chaperone GroES, translating into MAKINLRPLDDRVVVQPESAEATTAGGIVLPDSAQEKPQRGKVVAVGPGKLLDSGNRGELSVSVGDTVIYGKYGGSDIEVNGQEVKILRESDILAKVL; encoded by the coding sequence ATGGCAAAAATCAACTTGCGTCCCCTCGATGATCGCGTTGTCGTTCAACCTGAAAGCGCTGAAGCAACCACCGCTGGCGGCATCGTGCTCCCTGACTCGGCTCAGGAAAAGCCACAGCGTGGCAAGGTTGTCGCAGTGGGCCCAGGAAAGCTGCTCGATAGCGGCAACCGAGGCGAACTGAGCGTCTCAGTGGGCGACACGGTTATCTATGGCAAGTACGGCGGAAGCGACATCGAAGTCAACGGCCAAGAAGTCAAGATCCTCCGCGAGTCGGACATCCTGGCAAAGGTCCTCTAG
- the groL gene encoding chaperonin GroEL (60 kDa chaperone family; promotes refolding of misfolded polypeptides especially under stressful conditions; forms two stacked rings of heptamers to form a barrel-shaped 14mer; ends can be capped by GroES; misfolded proteins enter the barrel where they are refolded when GroES binds), whose product MAKQIVFDDDARAPLLAGVSKLARAVRSTLGPRGRNAVLDKGWGSPKVTKDGVTVAEDIDLDDPFENLGAQLVKEAASKTNDVAGDGTTTATVLAEAIFREGLKMVATGADPMALTRGMNKAVEVALAHVQKISTPINEKSKNDIKQVATIAGNNDPTIGEVLAEAFTKVGKNGVITVEEGRSNETYVDVVEGMQFDRGFLSPHFVTNQDDVSVELDDCHILLFEEKISNNKKMIPLLEAISKAKKPLLIIAEDVEGEALATLVVNKMRGILSACAVKAPGYGDRRKAILGDIAVLTGGKAIFKDLGIDLESVKMSDLGRAKKVRITSEGTTIVSGAGKKEDIEGRVAQIRREIENTDSDYDKEKLQERLAKLAGGVAQINVGAATETEMKERKALIDDARAATQAALEEGIVPGGGTALLRCKPAIIKLEKETEGDQKLGVRIILNCLDQPLRAIANNAGLDGAVVVNRVLQMKGKTDGYDANAEKYCDLVAAGIVDPAKVVRTSLTNAASVASLLLTTESLVCEIPVEEEPGGDHHHDHGGGGMGGMGGMDMGGMGGMGGMGGMM is encoded by the coding sequence GTGGCAAAGCAAATCGTTTTCGACGACGACGCACGCGCACCCTTGCTGGCTGGTGTCAGTAAACTCGCACGTGCCGTCCGCAGCACGCTTGGCCCCCGAGGCCGTAACGCCGTGCTCGACAAGGGCTGGGGTTCACCCAAAGTCACCAAGGACGGAGTCACCGTCGCTGAAGACATCGACCTCGACGATCCGTTCGAGAACCTCGGTGCTCAACTGGTCAAAGAAGCCGCCAGCAAGACCAACGATGTCGCTGGTGACGGAACCACGACCGCAACCGTGCTCGCCGAAGCCATTTTCCGCGAAGGCCTGAAGATGGTCGCAACCGGTGCCGACCCAATGGCGCTGACTCGTGGTATGAACAAGGCTGTTGAAGTCGCCTTGGCTCACGTTCAAAAGATCTCAACACCGATCAACGAAAAGAGCAAAAACGACATCAAGCAAGTTGCCACAATCGCTGGCAACAACGACCCGACTATCGGCGAAGTGCTAGCCGAAGCGTTCACCAAGGTTGGCAAGAACGGTGTAATCACAGTCGAAGAAGGTCGCAGCAACGAAACCTATGTGGACGTTGTTGAAGGCATGCAGTTTGATCGCGGTTTCCTTTCGCCTCACTTTGTGACCAACCAAGACGACGTGAGCGTTGAGCTTGATGATTGTCACATTCTGTTGTTCGAAGAAAAGATTTCGAACAACAAGAAAATGATTCCCTTGCTTGAAGCGATCAGCAAAGCCAAGAAGCCTTTGTTGATCATCGCCGAAGACGTCGAAGGCGAAGCATTGGCAACACTTGTCGTCAACAAGATGCGTGGCATCCTTTCGGCATGTGCCGTGAAGGCACCTGGTTACGGTGACCGACGCAAGGCGATCTTGGGTGACATCGCTGTCCTGACCGGCGGCAAGGCAATCTTCAAGGACCTCGGTATTGACCTGGAAAGCGTCAAGATGAGCGACCTTGGTCGTGCGAAGAAAGTTCGCATCACCAGCGAAGGTACCACCATCGTTAGCGGTGCTGGCAAGAAGGAAGACATCGAAGGCCGTGTTGCTCAGATTCGTCGCGAAATTGAAAACACGGACAGCGATTACGACAAAGAAAAGCTGCAAGAGCGTTTGGCGAAGCTCGCCGGCGGTGTGGCTCAAATCAACGTCGGTGCTGCAACCGAAACTGAAATGAAGGAGCGTAAGGCTCTGATCGACGATGCTCGTGCAGCCACTCAAGCGGCTCTTGAAGAAGGCATTGTTCCCGGTGGTGGAACCGCACTGCTTCGCTGCAAGCCTGCGATTATCAAGCTGGAAAAAGAAACCGAGGGCGATCAAAAGCTTGGTGTTCGCATCATTCTTAACTGCCTTGACCAACCGCTTCGCGCTATCGCCAACAACGCTGGCCTTGACGGTGCAGTTGTCGTCAACCGCGTCTTGCAAATGAAGGGCAAGACCGATGGCTACGACGCGAACGCTGAAAAGTACTGCGACTTGGTCGCGGCCGGCATCGTTGACCCCGCCAAGGTGGTCCGCACCTCGCTGACCAACGCGGCTTCAGTTGCGTCATTGCTACTGACTACCGAATCGCTCGTTTGCGAAATCCCTGTCGAAGAAGAGCCAGGCGGTGATCATCACCACGACCATGGCGGCGGCGGCATGGGAGGAATGGGCGGCATGGACATGGGTGGCATGGGCGGAATGGGCGGCATGGGCGGCATGATGTAG
- a CDS encoding kappa-carrageenase, with protein sequence MATPRTLQFTTAIRIRLTHLSGALIVAVWLVATLLVAETQAADPVPVTLEPSVRSQAWIYNDQFSDEFNSAEVDLAKWNIDSADFGVWSWEPENVSQKNGSMHLTMAQQTHQRGKQELAYTSGMARMDKTITYGYFEARVKGCSRYPGASPAFWLYSIGPNNRYQAADGETVAYSEIDVIELQQSEYDFETKTHFPVTRIDCNLHTTLLRDGKREWVRPNNFPDICKNHFDAPWDPREDYHVYGAENTKEWIVWYIDGNEVARKPNLYWHLPMHVTLSLGLRYPFVKYADGERLPVLEKTTDVGFPTNMSVDYVRVWQLKESNVDRESPKKTASDWTKDEYVAKEKANWKKNGWNWNQDKVEANFLEVDANGDGLASGSERQAWFARKIAEKDAPKP encoded by the coding sequence TTGGCCACACCTCGTACTTTGCAATTCACTACCGCGATTCGAATCCGCCTGACGCATCTCAGCGGTGCTTTAATAGTAGCGGTATGGTTAGTAGCGACATTGTTAGTAGCGGAGACTCAAGCTGCTGATCCTGTTCCGGTCACTCTCGAGCCAAGTGTTCGCTCACAAGCTTGGATCTACAACGACCAGTTTTCCGACGAGTTCAATTCAGCCGAGGTTGATCTCGCTAAATGGAACATCGATTCCGCCGACTTTGGCGTGTGGAGTTGGGAGCCGGAAAACGTAAGCCAGAAAAACGGCTCAATGCATCTGACGATGGCTCAGCAAACACATCAACGTGGAAAGCAAGAATTGGCTTACACATCGGGCATGGCTCGCATGGATAAGACGATCACTTACGGATATTTCGAAGCTCGTGTCAAAGGTTGCTCGCGTTATCCCGGTGCTTCACCAGCATTTTGGCTCTACAGCATTGGCCCCAACAATCGCTACCAGGCTGCTGACGGCGAGACGGTAGCCTACTCGGAAATCGACGTGATCGAACTTCAGCAAAGCGAGTACGACTTCGAGACCAAAACACACTTCCCCGTCACTCGCATCGATTGCAATCTACACACTACCCTGCTGCGCGACGGCAAACGCGAATGGGTTCGGCCCAATAATTTTCCAGACATCTGCAAGAACCATTTCGATGCCCCGTGGGATCCTCGCGAGGACTATCACGTTTACGGTGCTGAGAACACAAAGGAATGGATCGTTTGGTACATCGATGGCAATGAGGTCGCTCGGAAACCCAATCTCTACTGGCACCTACCGATGCACGTAACGCTTTCACTCGGCCTACGTTATCCGTTTGTAAAGTATGCCGATGGGGAACGACTGCCTGTACTTGAGAAGACCACGGACGTAGGCTTCCCGACAAACATGTCCGTCGACTACGTTCGCGTTTGGCAATTGAAGGAATCAAACGTCGATCGCGAGAGTCCCAAGAAAACCGCGAGCGACTGGACCAAGGACGAGTATGTCGCGAAGGAAAAAGCGAATTGGAAAAAGAATGGTTGGAACTGGAACCAAGACAAGGTCGAAGCCAATTTCCTAGAAGTTGACGCCAACGGCGATGGCTTGGCATCAGGCAGTGAACGACAAGCTTGGTTCGCTCGAAAAATAGCAGAGAAGGATGCTCCAAAGCCCTAG
- a CDS encoding phytanoyl-CoA dioxygenase family protein, translating to MIKDDVVDNITSQGFAVIHRAVDRLMVQRLTTRCEQAFALEEGVERARSSRGHVYAARNLMDVVPEVQTFWCSGVLAETLRRVLGDRFGLVRVLFFDKPPDRTWALPWHKDTAVAVRDNSLESASFSRPTTKASVPHVVASDNLLTRMLTLRVHLDEVTDENGPLRVIPRSHASSTCDGDGVEAAETIHSAPGDVLAMRPLLTHSSGSSQKGTTRHRRILHLEFAADRELPDGYAWHDFIQPSNP from the coding sequence TTGATAAAGGACGACGTTGTTGACAATATCACTAGCCAGGGATTCGCGGTCATCCATCGGGCGGTCGACCGTTTGATGGTGCAGCGGTTAACGACCAGGTGCGAGCAGGCATTTGCGTTGGAAGAAGGTGTTGAACGAGCGCGTTCAAGCCGCGGACATGTCTATGCCGCTCGCAACCTGATGGACGTGGTTCCCGAGGTGCAAACTTTCTGGTGTAGCGGAGTATTGGCTGAAACGCTGCGCCGTGTTCTAGGAGATCGGTTTGGCTTGGTGCGAGTGTTGTTTTTCGACAAGCCTCCCGACCGTACGTGGGCGCTGCCCTGGCACAAGGACACCGCAGTCGCGGTACGGGACAACTCGCTAGAATCAGCGAGCTTTTCCAGGCCAACGACAAAGGCATCCGTGCCGCATGTGGTCGCATCCGACAATCTGCTCACGCGGATGTTAACGCTACGAGTTCATTTGGATGAAGTCACCGACGAAAATGGTCCGCTTCGCGTGATCCCGCGTTCGCACGCCTCGAGTACCTGTGACGGCGATGGTGTCGAGGCGGCGGAAACGATTCATTCGGCACCGGGCGATGTGTTGGCGATGCGTCCGTTACTGACGCATAGCAGCGGATCGTCCCAGAAAGGAACGACTCGCCATCGCCGCATCTTGCACCTTGAGTTCGCAGCGGACCGCGAACTACCCGATGGGTATGCCTGGCATGACTTTATCCAGCCAAGCAACCCGTGA
- a CDS encoding bifunctional rhamnulose-1-phosphate aldolase/short-chain dehydrogenase, with protein sequence MTKYQYVDYLWDDSHAAKLDPVERLVYRSNILGTDQRITNTGGGNTSSKIHQKDPLSGETVDVLWVKGSGGDLRTSKRENFSSLYQDKVMGLQSVYAARSDKGLKSPAEDEMVGMYKHTTFNLNPRPTSIDTPLHSFITGRHVDHMHPNAIIAIAASENCEKLTAEIFGSDMAYVPWMRPGFELGLAMQQIERDQPDVRAIMMGQHGFIAWHDDDKACYEQTLDMIEKASAFIESRYEAKGGHAAAFGGAKYETMGDKERLAIAAEIMPWLRGRVSGSRRMIGTLQSDDKLMRFVNSNDAARLAELGTSCPDHFLRTKIKPLYVDWNPQKEDIAALEAKLEAGLTQYRLDYAAYYEACKHDNSPAMRDANPTVVLIPGVGMIAWGKNKSESRVTAEFYNCAVEVMRGAEAIDRYISLPQQEAFDIEYWLLEEAKLQRMPPEKELDRQVICVVGAGSGIGKETAHRLVRDGAHIVCVDRNAEAAQATAKEITDKYGLGIGVAGTGLSGCGPAVGLACDITKRDTIRTMLDEVAICYGGFDSVCVTAGIFVAADTTGHIPDDAWALTYAINVTGSYMVADEAAKSWRRQGLSGKLVLTTSANAAVAKKGSVAYDTSKAAANHLVRELAIELAPLVRVNGVAPATVVQGSAMFPRDRVIGSLAKYDIPYTDDEPTESLVTKLAQFYADRTLTRSPITPADQAEAYFLLVSDRLSKTTGQVITVDGGLHEAFLR encoded by the coding sequence ATGACCAAGTATCAATACGTCGATTACCTTTGGGACGATTCACACGCAGCCAAGCTCGATCCGGTCGAACGATTGGTCTACCGGTCCAATATTCTTGGAACCGACCAGCGCATCACTAACACCGGTGGCGGGAATACCTCAAGCAAGATTCATCAGAAGGACCCGTTGAGCGGCGAAACCGTGGATGTCTTATGGGTTAAAGGCTCTGGCGGCGATTTGCGGACCAGCAAGCGAGAAAACTTTTCGTCGCTCTACCAAGACAAGGTCATGGGCCTTCAATCGGTCTATGCCGCTCGATCGGACAAAGGCCTTAAGTCGCCTGCCGAAGACGAGATGGTGGGCATGTACAAGCACACGACGTTCAACCTGAACCCTCGTCCGACCTCGATCGACACACCGCTACATAGCTTCATTACTGGTCGCCACGTCGATCACATGCACCCCAATGCGATCATTGCAATTGCGGCATCAGAGAATTGCGAAAAACTGACGGCTGAGATTTTCGGTTCGGATATGGCCTACGTGCCCTGGATGCGTCCCGGTTTTGAACTTGGACTCGCGATGCAACAGATTGAACGCGACCAGCCAGACGTTCGCGCCATCATGATGGGACAACACGGCTTCATTGCTTGGCACGACGATGACAAAGCCTGCTACGAACAAACACTCGACATGATCGAGAAAGCGTCCGCATTCATTGAATCGCGTTACGAAGCAAAGGGCGGACACGCCGCTGCCTTTGGCGGTGCGAAGTACGAAACCATGGGTGACAAAGAACGACTTGCCATTGCCGCAGAAATCATGCCGTGGCTGAGAGGTCGAGTCAGTGGCAGCCGACGCATGATTGGTACGCTGCAAAGTGATGACAAACTCATGCGATTCGTCAACTCGAACGACGCAGCTCGCTTAGCCGAACTTGGCACTAGTTGTCCCGATCACTTCCTGCGTACGAAAATCAAGCCGCTGTACGTTGATTGGAATCCGCAAAAGGAAGACATCGCTGCTTTAGAAGCCAAACTCGAAGCGGGGCTGACTCAATATCGTCTCGACTACGCGGCTTACTACGAAGCGTGCAAGCACGACAATTCGCCGGCAATGCGAGACGCCAATCCGACGGTCGTCTTGATCCCTGGTGTTGGAATGATCGCCTGGGGCAAGAACAAGTCCGAGTCGCGAGTCACCGCTGAATTCTACAATTGTGCGGTAGAAGTCATGCGTGGCGCCGAGGCGATCGATCGCTACATTTCGTTGCCTCAGCAAGAAGCCTTCGACATTGAGTATTGGTTGCTCGAAGAAGCAAAACTTCAACGCATGCCACCTGAAAAGGAACTCGACCGCCAAGTGATTTGCGTGGTGGGCGCAGGCTCAGGCATCGGTAAGGAAACCGCACACCGACTCGTTCGCGACGGAGCCCACATCGTTTGCGTCGACCGTAACGCGGAAGCAGCGCAAGCCACCGCGAAAGAAATTACCGACAAGTATGGTCTGGGCATTGGCGTCGCGGGCACGGGTTTATCCGGTTGCGGACCAGCGGTCGGCTTGGCTTGCGATATCACCAAACGCGACACCATTCGCACCATGCTTGACGAGGTCGCTATCTGCTATGGCGGGTTCGATTCGGTATGCGTGACCGCAGGCATCTTCGTGGCGGCCGATACTACCGGTCACATTCCCGATGACGCATGGGCGCTCACTTACGCGATCAATGTGACGGGCAGTTATATGGTGGCTGATGAGGCGGCCAAATCGTGGCGACGCCAAGGCCTTTCGGGCAAACTTGTGTTGACCACAAGTGCTAACGCGGCGGTAGCCAAGAAGGGAAGCGTTGCCTACGACACCAGTAAGGCTGCCGCGAACCACTTGGTACGTGAATTGGCAATTGAACTGGCTCCGCTGGTTCGCGTGAACGGCGTTGCACCGGCGACCGTGGTTCAAGGAAGCGCGATGTTCCCACGTGATCGCGTGATTGGATCGCTCGCCAAGTATGACATCCCCTACACCGACGACGAGCCAACCGAATCGCTAGTCACAAAGCTTGCTCAGTTCTACGCCGATCGCACGTTGACTCGTTCACCGATCACACCCGCCGATCAAGCTGAAGCTTACTTCTTGCTGGTGAGCGATCGCTTGAGCAAGACCACCGGCCAAGTGATTACGGTCGATGGTGGTCTGCACGAGGCATTCCTCAGGTAG